In one window of Aliidiomarina minuta DNA:
- a CDS encoding BCCT family transporter, producing MSRASPAAKSTLLLPVFLPAITVIALIIIGTISSPELAGEIFADTLSFITDTFGWFYMLSVAIFLVFIISIALTKWGRIKLGPDHAEAEYSFPAWFAMLFSAGYGIALLFFGVAEPVLHYADPPAGAAETLDSAQQAMQISFFHWGFHIWAIYGLTGLVLAYFAFRHGLPLSMRSALYPLIGDKIYGPLGHTIDTFAILSTMFGIATTLGLSVTQINAGVNSLWGVPVNTGVQIMFIAGITLGAIASVVAGLDKGIKRLSIINMTLVLFLLGFVFIVGPSVLLLETFLQNTGAYLNNIVERTFSLQAYERSDWIGDWTLFIFGWTISWAPFVGLFIAKISRGRTIRQFVFGVMFVPTMFTFLWFSVFGDTALNLIMVEGYTSLIDEVQADHAVALFRMYDLLPFSTIISMLTVLLIITFFVTSSDSGSLVVDSLASGGVMNTPVWQRVFWASVEGVVASVLLLAGGLEALQTASVTSALPFAVILLIAAFGMLQALRIEGLQHGSLKAHTKGARVNSGQGKGSWETRLSGLIDFPRQDQIQQYIEKEVHPILLKIKDKLVEKKWPADVIWDENNQRTYLEVKLEGQLDFFYEVRLREHPLPDYAYPVLHRSPKTREKFATAEVFLRQGGQAYDIYGYPEKDVIDDVLNQFENYLAFLQVSPGTLPWDMAKHDEELDVEEDPEKTWSSEKQQ from the coding sequence ATGAGCCGCGCATCCCCTGCTGCTAAGTCTACATTGTTATTGCCTGTTTTCCTGCCAGCCATCACCGTTATTGCCCTGATCATTATAGGTACCATCAGCAGCCCTGAACTAGCCGGCGAAATTTTCGCTGATACGTTGAGCTTCATAACCGATACCTTTGGTTGGTTTTACATGCTCTCCGTGGCTATTTTTCTGGTTTTCATTATCAGCATTGCTCTTACCAAGTGGGGTCGTATCAAACTAGGGCCTGATCATGCAGAAGCCGAATACAGTTTCCCCGCCTGGTTTGCCATGCTCTTCTCCGCTGGCTATGGCATTGCTTTACTCTTTTTCGGCGTCGCCGAGCCGGTTCTGCATTATGCCGACCCGCCGGCAGGAGCCGCTGAAACATTAGACTCAGCGCAGCAAGCTATGCAGATATCCTTTTTCCACTGGGGCTTTCATATCTGGGCCATCTATGGCCTGACCGGTCTGGTGCTGGCTTATTTTGCCTTCCGTCACGGTTTGCCGCTTTCTATGCGCTCGGCCCTATACCCGTTAATTGGCGATAAAATATACGGCCCCTTAGGGCATACCATAGACACTTTCGCCATTCTCAGCACTATGTTTGGCATAGCCACTACCTTAGGTCTGTCGGTTACTCAAATCAACGCTGGGGTTAATTCATTATGGGGGGTCCCGGTAAATACCGGCGTGCAAATCATGTTTATTGCCGGCATTACGCTGGGGGCTATCGCCTCTGTGGTTGCGGGCCTGGATAAAGGCATTAAGCGCCTGTCTATTATCAACATGACGTTGGTACTTTTTTTGCTGGGTTTTGTATTTATCGTGGGGCCCAGTGTTTTATTGCTGGAAACCTTCCTTCAGAACACAGGCGCTTATCTGAATAATATCGTCGAACGGACTTTCAGTTTGCAGGCTTATGAGCGCAGTGACTGGATTGGTGACTGGACCCTGTTCATTTTTGGCTGGACTATTTCCTGGGCACCCTTTGTCGGTCTGTTTATTGCCAAGATAAGCCGCGGCCGTACTATTCGCCAGTTTGTTTTTGGGGTTATGTTTGTACCCACTATGTTTACTTTTTTATGGTTCAGCGTCTTTGGTGATACTGCGCTCAACCTGATTATGGTGGAAGGTTATACCTCGTTAATTGATGAAGTTCAGGCCGATCATGCCGTGGCGCTTTTCCGTATGTATGACCTGCTGCCATTCAGTACCATCATTTCCATGCTCACTGTGCTATTAATTATCACTTTCTTCGTAACATCTTCTGATTCAGGCTCTCTCGTGGTTGACTCCCTGGCCTCTGGGGGGGTCATGAATACGCCGGTGTGGCAACGCGTATTCTGGGCTTCTGTCGAAGGTGTCGTCGCGTCCGTACTGCTGTTAGCCGGCGGCCTGGAGGCACTGCAAACCGCCTCGGTCACCAGCGCCCTGCCCTTTGCAGTGATTCTGCTCATAGCTGCTTTTGGTATGCTGCAGGCGTTAAGAATAGAGGGTCTGCAACACGGTAGCCTGAAAGCGCATACTAAAGGAGCCCGCGTAAACAGCGGCCAGGGCAAGGGTTCCTGGGAGACCCGGCTGTCTGGACTGATTGACTTTCCACGCCAGGATCAGATCCAGCAGTATATTGAAAAGGAGGTGCATCCAATCCTGCTTAAAATTAAAGACAAACTGGTCGAGAAAAAATGGCCTGCCGACGTTATCTGGGATGAGAACAACCAGCGCACCTATCTTGAAGTGAAGCTTGAAGGGCAGCTGGATTTCTTTTACGAAGTCAGATTACGGGAACACCCACTACCGGATTATGCATATCCAGTGCTGCATCGCAGCCCTAAAACACGCGAGAAATTTGCTACTGCCGAAGTATTTCTGCGTCAGGGCGGTCAGGCTTATGATATTTACGGCTACCCGGAGAAAGATGTTATCGACGATGTATTAAACCAGTTTGAAAACTATCTGGCTTTCCTGCAGGTGAGTCCAGGCACCTTACCCTGGGATATGGCGAAACATGACGAAGAACTGGATGTCGAGGAAGATCCTGAAAAAACATGGAGTAGCGAAAAGCAGCAGTAA
- a CDS encoding CASTOR/POLLUX-related putative ion channel, with protein sequence MFQLRVVDRLKYYLERQLAKGALYQLLVVWVLVAIISVIGGLLVMWVREPGQTASEIIWWSFLRLSDPGYLGDDEGMWRRFISTILTVLGYVLFMGTLVAIMTQWLFRKMRTLEQGLTPVALQQHLVILGWNSRTLPIATELMSTRGGAYLDIKGKKTKPKLAILADDITLGPSAELFSNQLLYKQRRRVVMRSGSILNPVHMHRVAAGKARAVIIPSRSDFGGSLLSADAEVVKILLSLNMQEHEAGRPAVVAELQSVDKIPLALHSYHGPLQLVASDIAIARMVTQSLLHPGVAEVLNNLLVDPKGCQLHLAQPGMLQGRTWKEVDGHFEAAIPIGLVRAEEGHWVPLLNPAPETRITAQDKLVLLADHSQDIVLLPPKHKVEKALPESLKLTRKVARSGKRILVLGWNNKVPTFVHQLASFREHDFELTLVSSLAVEERQSLLVDADIRYQLQQLDYTIPGNMQKLQPASFDTVILFGSDRLQTGEEADARSIVANQLLDYLLKSSSRRPQILLELTDPNNVGFVHTAGSEVLQTSSMISHVLAQLAVYPELRAVYDELLAANGNNMILLPVPDEWFGVHSFRQLQRAVSEQGAVLLGLKEENQPLALNVEPAKVIDIAQGLQLVIMQSNLDG encoded by the coding sequence ATGTTTCAACTGCGAGTGGTTGATCGTTTAAAGTATTATCTGGAGCGTCAGCTGGCTAAAGGGGCCCTGTATCAATTACTGGTGGTCTGGGTTCTGGTCGCTATTATTTCTGTAATTGGTGGATTGTTGGTGATGTGGGTCCGGGAGCCCGGGCAGACCGCCTCAGAGATTATCTGGTGGTCCTTTTTGCGCTTATCTGATCCCGGTTACCTGGGTGATGACGAAGGCATGTGGCGTCGCTTTATCTCCACTATTCTGACAGTCCTTGGCTATGTGCTTTTCATGGGTACGCTGGTGGCTATTATGACGCAGTGGTTGTTTCGCAAAATGCGCACACTGGAGCAAGGCCTGACCCCGGTTGCTTTGCAACAGCATCTGGTTATTCTTGGCTGGAACTCACGCACTTTGCCCATTGCGACTGAGTTGATGAGCACCCGGGGCGGCGCATATCTGGATATTAAAGGCAAAAAAACCAAACCCAAGCTAGCCATTCTGGCGGATGATATTACGCTGGGGCCGAGCGCTGAGTTATTCAGCAACCAACTGCTGTATAAGCAACGGCGTCGGGTGGTCATGCGTTCAGGATCCATACTGAATCCTGTGCACATGCATCGGGTAGCCGCTGGCAAGGCGCGGGCAGTCATTATTCCCTCGCGTAGTGACTTTGGCGGCAGCCTCTTAAGTGCTGATGCCGAAGTGGTGAAAATCTTGCTATCACTGAATATGCAGGAACATGAGGCGGGACGGCCTGCGGTGGTCGCCGAATTGCAAAGCGTGGACAAAATCCCATTGGCACTGCACTCCTATCATGGCCCTTTGCAACTGGTTGCCAGCGATATTGCGATTGCCCGCATGGTGACTCAAAGCCTGCTCCACCCCGGCGTAGCTGAAGTACTGAATAATCTGCTGGTCGATCCTAAAGGTTGTCAACTGCACCTTGCTCAGCCAGGAATGTTGCAGGGACGTACCTGGAAAGAGGTTGACGGGCATTTTGAGGCAGCGATTCCAATCGGTCTGGTACGCGCAGAAGAAGGGCATTGGGTACCTTTATTGAACCCGGCTCCAGAGACGCGCATTACCGCTCAGGATAAGCTGGTGCTGCTGGCTGATCATAGTCAGGACATTGTGCTGCTCCCACCTAAACATAAAGTTGAAAAGGCATTACCTGAGAGCCTGAAACTCACCAGAAAAGTAGCGAGAAGTGGTAAGCGTATACTGGTCTTAGGATGGAATAACAAAGTTCCGACTTTTGTGCATCAGCTGGCCAGTTTCCGGGAACATGATTTTGAGCTGACTCTGGTTTCTTCTTTGGCGGTGGAGGAGCGGCAATCTTTACTGGTAGACGCAGATATTCGTTATCAGCTGCAACAACTGGATTATACCATTCCTGGTAATATGCAAAAGCTGCAACCAGCAAGCTTCGATACGGTGATTTTATTTGGTAGTGACCGCTTACAGACCGGTGAAGAAGCGGATGCCCGCAGTATAGTGGCGAATCAGTTACTGGACTACTTACTTAAGTCCAGTTCACGTCGGCCGCAGATCCTGCTGGAACTTACCGATCCTAATAACGTGGGTTTCGTACACACAGCAGGTAGTGAAGTGTTACAAACTTCGTCTATGATCAGTCACGTACTGGCTCAGCTGGCGGTTTACCCAGAGTTACGTGCCGTTTACGATGAGTTATTGGCGGCTAACGGTAATAACATGATATTGCTACCTGTCCCTGATGAGTGGTTCGGCGTGCATAGCTTCCGTCAGTTACAGCGGGCAGTCAGTGAGCAGGGCGCTGTTTTACTCGGGCTGAAAGAGGAAAATCAGCCCTTGGCGCTTAATGTTGAACCTGCGAAGGTAATTGATATCGCTCAGGGTCTGCAGCTTGTGATTATGCAGAGTAACCTTGATGGATAG
- a CDS encoding efflux RND transporter periplasmic adaptor subunit produces MIKLLMVSLCTAMLAACSGEPEHDEDVGEERRTPIAAYEVVPRDLSRQVTLSATVEPRILIHLNSRTQGTVQHVHVEEGDAVEAGQLLAEFDVSEHAVELRRAEAREQEARLEYERVQQLRDSDSISVAEQQRAEAAFKVAEAERELWQTRMNFGRILATQDAVVVERHIEQGESVENQEPLFELAVMRELVLRPGVSERDVRYLTVGQRVPVRLDAMPGEFIEGTIRRIFPMADRSSRLVQVEILLPENSFEEGIRPGFLGRIPMIIDARPNTLAVPAAAIGDGDGERYIYLIRDERLHYQSVETGITRGQWTEITAGIEAEDVVLATNPIDMSEGTAVRIVNWRG; encoded by the coding sequence GTGATTAAATTATTGATGGTATCGCTATGTACAGCAATGCTGGCTGCCTGTAGCGGTGAACCAGAACATGATGAAGACGTTGGCGAAGAGCGACGTACCCCTATTGCCGCTTATGAAGTTGTGCCCCGGGACCTGTCACGGCAGGTAACTTTGTCAGCCACGGTAGAGCCACGCATTTTGATTCACCTGAATAGCCGTACTCAAGGCACAGTCCAGCATGTTCACGTTGAAGAAGGCGACGCTGTGGAAGCGGGTCAACTGTTGGCTGAGTTTGATGTTTCCGAACATGCAGTGGAATTACGTCGTGCTGAAGCCAGAGAGCAGGAAGCCCGGCTCGAATACGAGCGAGTGCAGCAGCTACGTGATAGCGACTCTATTAGTGTTGCAGAGCAACAACGTGCTGAAGCAGCGTTTAAAGTCGCTGAAGCAGAACGTGAATTGTGGCAGACACGAATGAATTTTGGACGAATTCTGGCGACTCAGGATGCGGTTGTTGTGGAACGGCATATCGAGCAAGGAGAATCGGTTGAAAACCAGGAGCCCTTATTTGAGCTCGCGGTTATGCGCGAGCTGGTCCTGCGGCCCGGTGTATCAGAACGTGATGTTCGCTATCTGACCGTTGGTCAGCGAGTACCTGTGAGGCTGGATGCCATGCCAGGTGAGTTTATCGAGGGCACGATCCGACGGATTTTTCCTATGGCAGACCGTTCCAGCCGGTTGGTTCAGGTTGAAATTTTACTGCCGGAGAATAGTTTTGAAGAAGGTATTCGACCCGGGTTTCTGGGCCGTATTCCTATGATCATTGATGCTCGACCGAATACTCTTGCAGTGCCCGCCGCAGCTATTGGTGATGGTGACGGCGAGCGTTACATATACCTGATACGGGATGAGCGACTGCATTATCAGTCAGTTGAAACGGGGATCACTCGTGGTCAGTGGACTGAAATTACAGCGGGCATTGAAGCCGAAGATGTGGTGCTGGCGACGAATCCAATAGATATGAGCGAAGGAACCGCCGTGCGCATTGTAAACTGGCGGGGTTGA
- a CDS encoding efflux RND transporter permease subunit → MSKDSRRGLASLAIRRPIGTLSIASVIIVLGLFFVQRLPVDLLPHIEYPQITITVNYPGVAPEVMEEQVTRVIERNMAGAENLVLLDSRASEGRTNVNLHFELGTNLDLALQDAGRLLELARTQLPADIEPPRLYKRDPSQDPVWQAGFSSSIRSEVEVHDWVINQLTPQLNAINGVASVEAAGGQEREIQVVVDQHRLRAFGITMNDVNDLLAAENVDIAGGWMTSETFDVMAKTDGMLTSAEDVRNLLLTVPDSEQRIRLSEVAEVEDGHREQRLFARLNGTPAVQVSVTKQPESNTVDVVEQVQAVMAQLERSGFLPEDIEYQAIDDPAYFIRGAITSVGTAALLGGLLAMLMVFLFLGSLRKSFVIGLSIPIAIMATFSLMGLSGLTLNVISLGGLALGVGLLLDNAIVMLENIFRHKEQLGKSADESAHAGAREVTSAITAGTLTNLAAVLPFLLITGYAAMIFRELILTISFAILATLAAALTVVPMLAALLARIKWQSGLSESRLIRGFDQIIDVVRHGYVKALKPVLRFHYMTILVAALAVFGIIRIGGELGNEFLPQVDDGGVGVRLSLPSGTPPDETDRAARQIEEVIMQMPYVESVFALVGGHLGGGIVNPRPGTSNLRIQLEPASQRPDMSAGRWVNEAQSRLDELDLPGARISVRPPSISGLQFSPGGSDFSISIVGEDLMGLRHTARDVAARLQGIEGLEGVEVGREDQSPLMRILVDRERAADLGLRVSEVGRAVRDAVDGAVPTRFIDGSYEYDIRVRLPRDQVADEEVLGNLILFRVQGEPVLLRDVAEFQLGEGPAHIERENQNRVVRINGDINTEASDVGTIMAEVERRMADFDLPEDFSLIYSGQWETIQETNQELQTVVLLALFLVFVVLAVQYERLSNPLVILTAAPLSLLGVVGILGLTGTAMSAPVLIGVVLLIGIVVNNAILLVEYIEVGRREQGLSVYDAVLGAASVRLRPILMTTLTTVLGMLPLAIGLGQGAEIMHPLALAVVGGLSVSMFLTLFLVPAFYMIVSGIAERIKALLTGQKDTGQKA, encoded by the coding sequence ATGAGTAAGGATAGCAGACGCGGTCTCGCAAGCCTGGCTATTCGCCGGCCCATAGGAACACTGTCAATTGCCTCTGTGATTATTGTACTGGGCCTGTTCTTTGTGCAGCGCTTACCTGTCGATCTGCTTCCGCATATTGAGTATCCGCAAATTACCATAACGGTCAATTACCCAGGGGTAGCACCTGAGGTCATGGAAGAGCAGGTTACCCGGGTGATTGAGCGCAACATGGCGGGCGCAGAGAACCTTGTGCTGCTGGATAGCCGTGCCTCTGAGGGGCGTACCAACGTTAATTTACACTTTGAACTGGGTACTAATCTGGATCTGGCCTTACAGGATGCGGGGCGTCTGCTTGAGTTAGCCCGCACTCAGTTACCTGCGGATATTGAACCGCCACGCCTTTATAAGCGTGACCCTTCGCAGGATCCAGTATGGCAGGCAGGCTTCAGTTCCAGTATACGTTCTGAGGTCGAGGTTCACGACTGGGTTATCAACCAGCTTACTCCACAATTAAATGCCATTAATGGGGTCGCTTCGGTAGAAGCCGCGGGTGGTCAGGAACGGGAAATACAGGTTGTTGTTGATCAGCATCGGCTGCGCGCTTTTGGCATTACCATGAATGATGTGAACGATTTACTGGCCGCAGAAAATGTAGATATAGCCGGTGGCTGGATGACTTCGGAAACTTTTGATGTGATGGCCAAAACAGACGGCATGCTGACTTCAGCTGAGGATGTTCGAAACCTGCTGTTGACGGTACCAGACAGCGAGCAGCGTATAAGATTAAGTGAAGTCGCAGAGGTTGAAGACGGTCATCGCGAGCAGCGTTTATTTGCGCGACTGAATGGTACCCCGGCGGTTCAAGTGTCGGTGACTAAGCAGCCTGAATCCAATACTGTGGATGTGGTAGAGCAGGTGCAGGCGGTCATGGCGCAGCTAGAACGTTCAGGTTTTTTACCGGAGGATATTGAATATCAGGCTATTGATGACCCTGCCTATTTCATTCGTGGCGCTATCACCAGTGTGGGTACGGCTGCTTTATTGGGTGGGTTGCTTGCCATGCTCATGGTGTTCTTATTCCTCGGGAGTCTGCGCAAAAGTTTTGTAATAGGGCTGTCTATTCCTATTGCGATTATGGCGACTTTTAGTCTGATGGGATTAAGTGGCCTGACATTGAATGTTATCAGTTTAGGGGGGCTGGCGTTAGGTGTGGGGCTGCTGCTGGATAACGCTATTGTCATGCTGGAAAATATATTCCGCCATAAAGAACAGCTGGGTAAAAGCGCGGATGAATCAGCACATGCGGGCGCGCGCGAGGTGACTTCGGCGATCACTGCCGGTACGTTGACTAACTTAGCGGCGGTGTTGCCTTTTCTGCTGATTACAGGTTACGCGGCAATGATATTCCGTGAACTGATTTTAACCATTTCATTCGCCATTCTTGCAACCCTGGCTGCGGCTTTGACCGTAGTGCCTATGCTGGCTGCGTTGCTAGCGCGTATTAAATGGCAAAGTGGGCTATCGGAGTCGCGGTTAATACGTGGCTTTGATCAGATTATTGATGTTGTTCGTCATGGTTATGTTAAAGCGCTTAAACCGGTATTACGCTTTCATTATATGACTATTCTGGTAGCTGCTTTGGCAGTGTTTGGCATTATTCGTATTGGTGGTGAGTTAGGTAACGAGTTTCTACCTCAGGTAGACGATGGTGGTGTTGGTGTTCGGCTTAGCCTGCCCAGCGGCACGCCTCCAGATGAGACTGACAGGGCCGCGCGGCAGATTGAAGAAGTGATTATGCAAATGCCTTATGTAGAATCTGTTTTCGCTCTGGTGGGAGGGCACCTGGGAGGTGGTATTGTCAATCCACGACCAGGCACCAGTAATTTGAGAATCCAATTGGAACCTGCCTCTCAGCGCCCTGATATGAGCGCAGGCAGATGGGTTAATGAAGCGCAGTCGCGTCTGGATGAGTTGGATTTACCTGGTGCCCGTATCAGCGTGCGGCCGCCGTCTATTTCCGGTCTGCAATTCAGTCCGGGTGGCAGCGATTTTTCAATCAGCATTGTCGGCGAAGATTTAATGGGATTACGTCATACCGCCAGGGACGTAGCGGCCAGGCTGCAGGGCATTGAAGGTCTGGAAGGCGTTGAAGTCGGGCGGGAAGATCAAAGCCCGCTGATGCGTATTTTGGTGGATCGTGAACGCGCGGCTGACCTGGGGTTACGGGTTTCTGAAGTAGGGCGAGCCGTTCGTGATGCTGTGGATGGCGCTGTGCCAACCCGCTTTATCGATGGTTCTTACGAGTATGACATTCGGGTACGTTTGCCGCGCGATCAGGTCGCCGACGAAGAAGTACTGGGTAATCTGATTCTGTTTCGGGTGCAGGGCGAACCTGTTTTGCTGCGCGATGTGGCCGAATTTCAACTGGGCGAGGGACCCGCTCATATTGAACGTGAAAATCAGAATCGGGTAGTGCGTATTAACGGCGATATTAATACGGAAGCTTCTGACGTCGGTACTATCATGGCGGAAGTGGAGCGGCGCATGGCCGATTTTGATTTACCAGAAGATTTCAGTCTCATTTATTCTGGCCAGTGGGAAACTATTCAGGAAACCAATCAGGAACTGCAAACCGTCGTTCTGTTGGCGCTGTTTCTGGTATTTGTGGTATTGGCAGTACAATACGAACGTCTGAGCAACCCACTGGTTATTCTGACCGCCGCGCCTCTGTCGCTGCTAGGTGTGGTGGGCATTCTGGGGTTAACCGGTACAGCCATGTCTGCGCCAGTACTAATAGGCGTCGTACTACTGATCGGCATAGTAGTCAACAACGCTATTTTACTGGTCGAGTACATAGAAGTGGGTCGTCGTGAACAGGGCCTGAGCGTTTATGACGCTGTATTAGGAGCCGCCAGTGTGCGTCTGCGGCCAATTTTGATGACTACATTAACCACCGTACTGGGCATGTTGCCATTGGCTATTGGGCTGGGTCAGGGGGCGGAAATTATGCACCCACTGGCACTGGCTGTGGTGGGCGGACTGAGCGTGTCTATGTTTTTGACCCTGTTCTTAGTCCCCGCGTTTTATATGATAGTCAGTGGCATTGCGGAACGCATTAAGGCCTTACTTACTGGGCAAAAAGATACTGGGCAAAAGGCATAA
- a CDS encoding cold-shock protein — protein MSEVITGTVKWFNESKGFGFLERAEGPDVFVHFSAINADGFRSLAEGQKVQFSVTQGQKGPQAENVTPL, from the coding sequence ATGTCTGAAGTCATCACTGGCACCGTAAAATGGTTCAACGAATCTAAAGGTTTTGGTTTTCTTGAGCGCGCAGAAGGTCCGGACGTATTCGTTCACTTTAGCGCTATCAATGCGGACGGTTTCCGTTCACTAGCTGAAGGCCAAAAGGTGCAGTTCTCTGTGACTCAAGGTCAAAAAGGCCCTCAAGCCGAGAACGTCACTCCTTTATAA